The Rosa rugosa chromosome 3, drRosRugo1.1, whole genome shotgun sequence sequence AAATAGGGATGGTACCTTGTCAACTTCCATGGCCGAGGATTTTGTTGAGCTTCTTCTTGAAGAAACTTTACTGCGTGCACGCTTCTTCTTATCTTCTGGCTGCTTCAAAGAAGACTCATCACTAGTCTTATTGCTTCCATCAACCTTCTTAGCTAACTTCTGTCTTGCCTCTGAATCACTTGTGCTGCTACTTTCCTTTCTAGGTGCATCTACCACAACTGAAGTATTATTCTCCTTAGAATTCCCAGTAGAAACCTTCTTAGATGACTTCTGTTTTACCTCTGAATCACTAGCAGTGCCACTTTCCTTTCTAGATGCATCCACCACAATGGGACTTTTATTCTCATTAGAACCCCCAGCAGAGACCTTTTTCCCAGAGTGCTTACTTGATCTTAATTCTGAATCACTTGTTCCATCAGTTGCCTTTTTGGATTCATCATCAGTAACAGGTGTAGCCTCTTTATTAGAAGTATCTTTCTTCTTATGTCGTCCAGCCTTTTTGGGACGACTTTCATCAGGAAGGCTCCCACTTGGGGATGGGGGAGCAACATCAGTTGATTCCTTCTCCAATGCAGTGGAGAGATTTATATCCGACCCTTTCTCATTTTCTGAAGGCACAGCTGCCTCCACATCAGGAACCTCATGAGGTGAACCGGGAGCATCTTCAGAGCCACTTTTATGGGGCGGAAGTGCCTCGGTTTCTTCCTCATTATCAGCTTGAGGACTGTCTGCAGGTTGTGCTGTTGACAAATTAGAATCCTTATCTTTATCCTCGCTAACTTCTTCTGGCATTTGTTTTGCATCAACAGCCTTCTCAGTCTCCAAACTATCAGGTTCAGCAACACTTGATGTATTTGGACCTTTGACTTCCTCGGTATCTTCACCCTGCTCTTGCTTCTTTAAAGAGTTCAAATCAGCCGAACATTCATCTTCCCCAGTTGCTGCACCACCATTATTCAAAACTACCTTTGAGGATCCATCAATAACAGTATCAACTTGTTCAGAAGAAACTGCTGCGGTGGAATTTTCTTTATCCACCTGCAAAGACAAAGTGTCCTGAGCCAGTTATACTATGTTGCAAATCAAgccattaaaaagaaaaaagggaagacAATGACAAAAGAGGAAGAAGCCACTCACCTGGACTGCCTCTTCCGAAGATTCCCGGATTGTTGACTTGTCCTCCTGAAGTAAAAACAGTTACCACAAAACCAAACTTAGTTAACttgacaacaaaaagaaaaaaaaacaaactgatGAGAGAAACCCCTATTCTCACCCAACCACCCCAATCCCAATagagaaaaaaacaaagacagTTGGCATGAAGTGAAACCACCAAATGCTTCAGGGCAAGTTACTGAACCATAGAAGTAGAGGATCAAAGAATTTCCTTCTCTAACTCACACTTTCCAAGGAACCAATGGATGGTCAGAGGCAACAATGCTTAGTAATAAAACACAACAGCAGCACTAGACAACACTTCTTCACTAACTTAAAGAGTCAAAACAAATTTGGCAGACAGAACAATCTGCTCCCTTGAACCATGATTGGTTAACCAACCAGCCAGTTTCACCCATTTTTATACAGTTGAGGAAGCAATCACCTATCAAGTTCTCTCATAAATATTAGACACCAAATAATGTCTTAATCTAATCTTGGAACTATAAAAATCTTACCACATCTTCGTCATCGTGCACTTCATTCTGCTCAGTGTCACCAGCTGTCTCTTGGCATATCGAAGCTACTACTTTACTGTAATCACCTAATGCAATGCCATGGGTTTCTACTTCCTGTGCCAGGTGGGGCTTAAGTTTAATAGCAGAGTTTTCGATTACTCTTTCGCCCAACTTCCGAGAAATTGGTAAAATGTCCTGGTAAGACAAGAAAGCAATCAGTTAGTAAATTGAATAGAAAAGAGGAagtaggggggggggggggggggggaaaccAGTTGTCAATCAAAGCAGCAACTTACCTCATCATCATTTTTCACACTAGCTAATAAGGGAGAAAGAAGTTCAAAAGATATGTCTTCACTTTCTTCTATAACAAGGGTCATAATTGTCTCCATCGATGAGAAAACATTCTCTGGGTGATAATCCCTGAAAAACAttcaaaggaaaataaataatgATGAGTTTACAACAACATATTGACTTAATAGTTGTACTTCACAAGTCGAAACAAATAGCATGAGAGGTTTATATACAGACAAAATAGCACAAAGAGGTGCCTCCCAGCTCTACTTTTCATAAAGTATACCTTATTGCCTTGAGAAAATGCTGGAACATCTCAACGATCAATGCATCGCATTCAAGATCCAACATTACAACACAGGACCTGACCTTTGCAACAGTTTCAAGAATGGATGTCCTCTTTGTGTATGATCGACTGCACTTGTCATCTAGATTTTCAAATGAAGATACAATAAGCTGAAAGACCTCCTACATACAGACAGAGTCAGAGATTAGTTTTAAAACGAGTTACAGAAGTGAGATGGACAACCAGTATATGCATTGGAAATCAATACAGTACCTTCATTTGGTCATCATCATATGGTGCATCAGGTGCTGTTATTCTTGTTATCTCACTGATGCAAGACGCAACTGAAACTTTGACATCAGGATCTGAATGCCTTAAAAGTTGATCAGCAACCAACGCCTTCTGCGACGGTGAAAGTGCGGCTTGCATTGACTTGTTTGGTGATTGTTCTACCTTTGATAGACAACTTTCAACCCTCTGATATGACCAGGGACAAGAACAATACAAGAGATTAAACCACTAAAATCttcagaaaagagagaaaacgtAGCTGCTCGCTGATGCATAGGGCCCTAATAATATTCAAGGAGGAAACCAGcacaataaaaacaaagacAGTCGGAAAAGATTGGCCTCTGATCTGTTTTATCACTTACACTGAACATAAATGTCTTGTCCAAATATCTCATTCTGAGAAGCCATTTGTACCTCCTTTTCTCTATCTGTAAACACTAACCTCTATGACACCTAAAATCTTGAGCATTTTCAGAATTACAACCCAAATTGTATTCTATTACACACTAGCGAACCATACCGTGAAGTCACTATGCAGAAATCCATGCAAAAAATGCATAATTAAGTTAAACATAGCAGCATTGAAGGGGTATCCTTGACTGTATGCACAGGATTTGAAAGTATAACAAGGCATTTGtaccacaagaaaaaaaaagtataacaAGGCATTGAAAACAGTCCGATATCAAAATGTAAATCGGGATGGATCTCGAAAACACAACAACAGAATTGAAACAGTTAAAATTCCACTACAAATCCCACACATATAACAATCTGTTCATTGCAATAACCAATTAGACGACTAAATTTACAGAGCAGCAGAAACAAGTGGTTGCGTGgagataagaaaaaaaattaaaaacacgAAATTAGGCATGAAGAGGTGAGACGCAGAAGAAATTGGGGGGCTTACGTCGAGAAGAGGAAGGAGGTCGTCGACGGTGGACGGCGGCTCCAGGAGTTGATTCCCAGCTTCCAATAGCTGTGCTTCGAGCTCATTGTCGGTCGATGCCATTTATGCAGCTTTCGCGTTTATTCGTCTACCTAGATCCTTCACGATCTCAAACCTCTAGCCCTAATTCTCACACCATTCGCAGGCGGattcgaggagagagaaagttagGGTTTGTTttcagagagggagagagagagagagttgggggAGTTTTGGATATTATTTTTTCGGGTGGTAAggtgaaaataaaaaatatatatgtaaatgTGGTTCACTCGCTCCGATTCAAGAGTGTcttctttgatttttttattgTGAATGTGAAAGTAAATTAAGGAGAGAATCCAACGAGGCTTGGGCTCGGAATCCGCGGGATTGTGGATTGGATTTGAATGTGGATTTCAAATCCGCCTTTGGATCTTCTTCGCAGAAGGCCCCACGTGGGTTCTGCATTCAAATCAATGCTTCTCCCCTTTTCTTGGGGAGAGACTTAAAATAAATTTTGGAAAACAATATTATTATgccttttctttcctttttcccTTCGGAAAATTCACATCATATACCAATTTCAGGCTTGATCATACCCTACATGATATTAAGAAAGATTTTCTGACTCATTCTATCTTATTCTATGAAGATTTTTTAATTACCAATTTAATGAGTATTAGCAtcaattaatttaatttttatagCCTTAAATTCAATTTTGCCAAATTTTTCTCGACAATTGTCACCCAAGTGATTTACACAGCAGACATCCTATAGTATATTACCCTTGTCTCTTTAGTAAAGTGAATGTAAGATCAGAATTGCTGTGACATGGATGGCCCATCCCCGTTGATACCTTAGGATATCATCGTAGTATTGAGTGAAGTCTAATTTTAAGCGGGAAGATGTATGAACTAGCGTATAATTGGAGGGAAGTCAATGCGTGCTTTAAATatattcacacacacacacaaatactTCTCATTTTTGTGCATACTTTTGTTACCTAAATTATTATGTAAGTATAATTACTATCTAATATGCAATAATATCATAAGTTGAAATTTACTGACGAAGAGAatttatgttatatatatatatatatatatatatatatattatatagatTTCttaggtgcggacgtccgtaccgaaatttcggtacggatttccgtttttcacccactttccgatcacatattttgatctttaccgttcagtttttaggtcctaatgtatagatcatctctacaaaatttcagccaatttggtgatcgttaaggcatccaaaactgcaatttacacgaacgaaccgaatctgtcgaaccggaaccgttcgtgtacattgttgtaattggcagttttggatgccttaacgatcaccaaattggctgaaattttgcagaggtgatctatacattaggacctaaaaactgaacggttaagatgtgaaaatgtgatcggaaagtgggggaaaATGAGAAATCTGTACCATCCgcacggtacggacgtccgcaccgtagccggactgtatatatatatatatatacaaaatttcagccaatttggtgatcgttaaggcatcccaaaatgcaatttactattataaatacgaacggttccggttcgacagattcggtccgtttgtgtaaattgcaattttggatgccttaacgatcatcaaattggctgaaattttgcagagatgatctatacattaggatctaaaaactgaacggctaagatgtaaaaatgtgatcggaaagtgggtcaaaactggaaatccgcacctttttcttcggtgcggatatccgcacctgagcaaacttctatatatatatatatacacggagCCGTTCAAGAGCGGACGtctgcaacccagaaaaagtgcggatgtcactcctccggcctcgatcgggCAGCGACGGCGGTGTTTCTGTTGCCGGACGGAACCAGGCCACTACATGGAGCAGTTCAGAAGCGGCTGGACTCGTCGACGAAGGGTTCGAAGTCGAGCTCAATGGGTTTCCATGATTTCCGGCGACCTCGCCATACACCGCAGAGTTTCCGATCACCTTCGCCTTCGCCGCTTGATCGAGGCAGTCCGGGATGTCCAGAGGGTGCGTCCGGCACCCGCAGCGCAGCGATCGCCGCCTTCTCGAAGCCAGATAAGGGACATCCGCACTTTTTCTAGGTTGCGGACGTCTGCTCTAGATCgttcatgtatatatatatatatatatatatatttatatattgtaGAGAAAcggaaattgagaggaatttgttgtgtgttctcattgataataggggcctctttatatagaggattacaatgtatagaatctcaatcatacaaggaaagtaatcgtacattgaataggaatctagatccttctaattcaaCCCTATTACcattaggtcaagtaacctagagtttgagccaaacacaaataaagatatccttaaacactcccccttgtgttgtccaaacgcggtgcttctctcgttgcctcgttaaaaaccttgccgagtaacaaaaacccagtgggacaaaaataacctcggtcgaaggggaaaaagagcacaacacacccttcacgtttcgaggtgaacatgtagacatctccccctgatgtctacgcctccccctgatgactacgatcatgggagttcaaataatttccgcaagccaattcttgccatatgtttctcgaacgtggatttgggcaatgacttagtaaacaagccTGActtactgtcctcagattgaacctagttcactttgatctcgaggagagtctgttgttgctgattatgcttggtgttatcgcttttgatgtagcattgcctcatttgttcaaaacaagcagcattatcctaaatgctcatatgctcatctgtggtagacttcaaaccacaattgttcgaacgtgcgtaattatggatccaatccatatacattcacgaaccacttcgtgaagagcaatgatctctgcattgttcgaagatatagcgactgggatctattctgtagacctccaagatgtcACGGTCTTTTCCCATGGTAAACACTTAACCggattgggaatgacctttgtgtgggtcagagagatacccaatatcagcaaaaccttccaaaacacttatgtcgttttggggaggggatagagaacgcaggccagcgttggcggcgtttctggtgtgtgatgggtctgaatccatcatctttctgtagggatagaacaagctcatatcaatcgtacatctcaagtaccgaaaaatatcttttacaccaatccaatggcgtcgcgttggcgcagagctatactttagctaacaagttcatggcaaataagatgtccggtcttgtacattgagctaagtacaataatgcgcctattgtacttatgtagggcatttccgcctctagcacatcttcgtcatcatccttcgaacgaagaggatccttttcaggatcaagactacggacgatcatggaggtgcatgaaggtttgaccttgtcaaaatgcctaagcatctatatatcaacacgatgctcaagttccaaaccgaaaCATAATCGttttctcccataatccttcatctcaaaatcggatatcaagtgtttagcggtttcccttaactctttaagggcttctaatgaagatcatgtccaacatgaaccgcgatagaatccgaaacttgttatggaaacgcgtgggcatatcccttcccaatcaagtagtcactttagtgagcgtttcaacctctttgtaaaactcgctccgtggtttagagctacttgacttgggtaaatgaagttcaccatgaaccttcatgtatattccgtatctagatccctatagagatacgtagtgaccacatttgtaagctgcatattcagttattcggaaactaccaaactgacaaggttgtggagtgcaatgacatccattacgagagaatatgtctcatcgtagtcgattccagagcgttttgtgagaagccttgcgcatAAGCCGAGATTGccatttctttttctcatcacgctttctaacgaaaacccattagtcaataagttttatgtcaggaggtgttggcatcactggctcaaaaaccttcctcttcgttagagaatccaacttaacctggatcgcatctttccatttaggccagatttctctacgttggctttcattcatcaacgaagcgtggttcaatatcatctgacttaacaaactcatgcgcaacgaaatgcacaactacatcatcaattatgatggagtttctatctcacatctcatgtacattagtgtaagtttcatagagctctatattctcaagaataggttctaacgttgaggcgtcccccaactacaaccataacccggaagatactcatgagacggattttgagtgtcgatgatcaaaggattgcaatgtgccaaagtatcattcgaaacccacgggcctcccatgcatcctagctggggccatggcctgtaacgccagagtgtcactctctatggcgttggcgccatgcctacctctatgtagggtggcgctacgtcctctcgtaaggacgtccatccttgcaggcatgtttgcaacaTATTTTGTgggatctcgtcactttaacagggatcgagatgagacatagtggggacagactacgacaattcatgtcgttccagttgaacatctgtgttcttatctccccctaaccataggaagactatctcatcaaagtgacatctgcaaatctagcggtaaggagatcgcctagcaagggcatgaagtggcagacgattgtttggagtctcaaatccaacgtagttacccattcgtctgtgaggacccatcatagagcgctgtggcggcgcaattgacacataaatggcacactcaaatatgcgtaagtacgatacttgtactcagtcactagctgtaacgcaaaggtAGATTGAgcggcggtgggtcgtagacgaattagcatagctgcatgcgatattgcatcaccccaagcggatataaggagattggtgcgcattactaATATcgggactaccatcgtagtcgtttccgcaagaccatttgggtgtgtacatgggaatatgataaccaacatcagtcccaatgcaataaccatcgaaggtCTTCGatataaactctctagcatagtcaaatccaattgactgaataggatgatctggggagtgagcccgttgtcatatgatatgtgctaggagtggaGCATAAGCACCATTTATAGGTGGATAatgacacaacacgtgaccagcgtgtttgcgtgtcaaccaacctcatgaaatatttaaacgtccgcaggttggttgaaacaatccacagaatccctacggattctatgtaagaacagaatgag is a genomic window containing:
- the LOC133735660 gene encoding sister chromatid cohesion protein PDS5 homolog C isoform X2 yields the protein MASTDNELEAQLLEAGNQLLEPPSTVDDLLPLLDRVESCLSKVEQSPNKSMQAALSPSQKALVADQLLRHSDPDVKVSVASCISEITRITAPDAPYDDDQMKEVFQLIVSSFENLDDKCSRSYTKRTSILETVAKVRSCVVMLDLECDALIVEMFQHFLKAIRDYHPENVFSSMETIMTLVIEESEDISFELLSPLLASVKNDDEDILPISRKLGERVIENSAIKLKPHLAQEVETHGIALGDYSKVVASICQETAGDTEQNEVHDDEDVEDKSTIRESSEEAVQVDKENSTAAVSSEQVDTVIDGSSKVVLNNGGAATGEDECSADLNSLKKQEQGEDTEEVKGPNTSSVAEPDSLETEKAVDAKQMPEEVSEDKDKDSNLSTAQPADSPQADNEEETEALPPHKSGSEDAPGSPHEVPDVEAAVPSENEKGSDINLSTALEKESTDVAPPSPSGSLPDESRPKKAGRHKKKDTSNKEATPVTDDESKKATDGTSDSELRSSKHSGKKVSAGGSNENKSPIVVDASRKESGTASDSEVKQKSSKKVSTGNSKENNTSVVVDAPRKESSSTSDSEARQKLAKKVDGSNKTSDESSLKQPEDKKKRARSKVSSRRSSTKSSAMEVDKEILSTPKSKSTKNELPLEETPKTNSKRKRPSEKEKQSGVKEFDDTEVIGSKIKVWWPADRMYYKGVVHSFDSVKKKHVVKYNDGDQEILNLKREKWLYVEGDSESDGEQENDESSHDGSSELPLKKKAKSNRDGSTKKEKMDATPKSGGGASSSKSKGRTTKSGRKQRDSSKPDGRSKGDTSKAVGKTDDDCVGKLKDQTPKSGGKSVDVAQKTSSKSKNNESQTPKSSKSKEDDSNTQRVSIKSKQDMQKAGKSNQGTPKTSASTPKGKSSLSSSKANGKVKSGSKARESEDMEEDSTDSEKAPERTKGKSTSSSKAQGSQTKSGKKRRRGTKS
- the LOC133735660 gene encoding sister chromatid cohesion protein PDS5 homolog C isoform X1, translated to MASTDNELEAQLLEAGNQLLEPPSTVDDLLPLLDRVESCLSKVEQSPNKSMQAALSPSQKALVADQLLRHSDPDVKVSVASCISEITRITAPDAPYDDDQMKEVFQLIVSSFENLDDKCSRSYTKRTSILETVAKVRSCVVMLDLECDALIVEMFQHFLKAIRDYHPENVFSSMETIMTLVIEESEDISFELLSPLLASVKNDDEDILPISRKLGERVIENSAIKLKPHLAQEVETHGIALGDYSKVVASICQETAGDTEQNEVHDDEDVEDKSTIRESSEEAVQDTLSLQVDKENSTAAVSSEQVDTVIDGSSKVVLNNGGAATGEDECSADLNSLKKQEQGEDTEEVKGPNTSSVAEPDSLETEKAVDAKQMPEEVSEDKDKDSNLSTAQPADSPQADNEEETEALPPHKSGSEDAPGSPHEVPDVEAAVPSENEKGSDINLSTALEKESTDVAPPSPSGSLPDESRPKKAGRHKKKDTSNKEATPVTDDESKKATDGTSDSELRSSKHSGKKVSAGGSNENKSPIVVDASRKESGTASDSEVKQKSSKKVSTGNSKENNTSVVVDAPRKESSSTSDSEARQKLAKKVDGSNKTSDESSLKQPEDKKKRARSKVSSRRSSTKSSAMEVDKEILSTPKSKSTKNELPLEETPKTNSKRKRPSEKEKQSGVKEFDDTEVIGSKIKVWWPADRMYYKGVVHSFDSVKKKHVVKYNDGDQEILNLKREKWLYVEGDSESDGEQENDESSHDGSSELPLKKKAKSNRDGSTKKEKMDATPKSGGGASSSKSKGRTTKSGRKQRDSSKPDGRSKGDTSKAVGKTDDDCVGKLKDQTPKSGGKSVDVAQKTSSKSKNNESQTPKSSKSKEDDSNTQRVSIKSKQDMQKAGKSNQGTPKTSASTPKGKSSLSSSKANGKVKSGSKARESEDMEEDSTDSEKAPERTKGKSTSSSKAQGSQTKSGKKRRRGTKS